The Geothrix oryzae DNA window CCGGGAACCCGGCCCTCGCGGCAGGCCCTGAGAAGGTTCAGGGCATTGCCGCCGGTGCCGGAGATGAAGAAGGCCAGCCGCTTCACTGGAGGGCCGTGAGCACCGCCACATCCGCGATGTCCTGGGCGCTGCAGCCGCGGCTCAGGTCGTTGGCGGGCCGGGCCAGACCCTGGAGCAGCGGGCCCAGCGCCACGGCGCCGCCCAGTCGTTCCGTGATCTTGTAGGAGATGTTGCCCGCGTCGAGGTTGGGGAAGACCAGCACATTGGCCTTGCCCGCCACGGCGGATCCCGGCGCTTTGCGCTGGCCCACGGAGGCCACCAGGGCGGCATCCGCCTGCAGCTCGCCGTCCACGGCGAGATCCGGCGCCTTCTCCTTCAGGATGGCCAGGGCGGCGCGGACCTTGTCCACGCAGAGATGTTCCGCAGAACCCCGGGTGGAGAAGCTCAGCAGCGCCACGCGGGGCTCCACGCCCATGACGCGGCGGGCGTTCTCCGCCGAGGCGATGGCGATGTCGGCCAGCTGTTCGGGCGTGGGATCGGGCACCACGGCGCAATCCGCGAAGATCATGGCGCCCTGCTCGCCGAAGGCCGCGTCGGGGTGGATCATCATGAAGAAGCTGGAGACGGTCTTGATGCCCTTGGCGGCACCGATGGCCTGGAGGCAGGCTCGAACGGTCTCGGCCGTGGTGTTCAGCGCGCCCGCCACCATGCCGTCGCAATGGCCCGCCTGCACCAGCATGGAGCCGAACCAGAGGGGATTGTGCACCGCTTCCAGCGCCTGGGCCTCGGTGATGCCCTTGGCCTTGCGGCGCTCGTAGTAGGCCCCGGCCAGTTCCGGAAGCAGCGGGCTCGCCGCGGGATCCACCATCTCGACCCCCTTCAGCGCGAGGCCCAGGGCCGCGCCCCGCTTCGCCATGTCAGCCGGGTCACCCAGCAGGGTGAGGTGGCAGAGGTTCTGATCCAGCAGGAGCTGGGCGGCCTGGAGCGTCCGGTCGTCCCGGCCTTCCGGCAGGACGATGTGGCGCTGCAATTCCTTGGCGCGGGCGCGGAAACGCTCCATCCAGCGGATGTGGTTGGCGTGGGTCATGGATTCCTCCGATGGCGGGACGAGGGTTTCGGCGAAGGGGGGTCGGCGAGGAAATCGTGGGGATCCCGATCCGTGCGGTCACGGAAGGTGTCCGCCAGGCTGGGGGCCCCCGAGCTGGGTTCATCCAGGTACAGGGTCTCCACGCGGTGCATGGGGATGAAGCGGGTGCCCAGGGCCACCTGGTCGGCCTCGCCCCGGCGCACGAGGGTCAGCACTTCCTCCCAGGGCACGAGGTCCACGCCGCGCAGCGCGATGCCCGAGGCATCCAGCCCCAGGATCCGCCCCCAGATCCGCTCCCGCGGCGACTGGAGCAGCACCACCACGAGGTCGCCGGGACGGAAGGGCATGGACAGAGGCATGGGAAGGGCTCCGATTCGATTCTTACAGGGCCGGGCCTTCGACGATGAGACGGCCTTCGGTGAAGCCCTCCATCGCCCACCCGGGACCTTCGAAGCCGTTGCCGCTGGCCTGCACGCCCCCGAAGGGCGCCGAGTCCAAGCGGAAGGTGGGCGGAAGGTTCAGCAGGACTCCGCCGGCTCTCAAGATGGAAGCGGCCCGGCGGAGGTTCCGCTGATCGCGGCTGTAGGCGCTGGCCCTCAGGCCGAAGCGGGTGGCCGCGGCGCGGTCCAGGCCTTCGTCGAAGCTGGCCACGGGGGTGAGCACCGTGATGGGGGCGAAGACCTCCTCGCATTGGAGGGGGTCCGATTCCCCCAGGCCGCTGAGGATCGCCGGGGGCAGCAGTGCGCCGTCCCGGCGCCCCCGCAGGAGGACCTGGGCCCCGGCGGACGCCGCCCGGTCCAGGCTCTCGTCCAGCCGGCGGGCCGTGGCCTCGTCGATGAGCGGTCCGACGATCGTGGCGGAATCCATGGGGTCGCCCACGGGCAGGGCCTGCACGGCCGCCACGAACGCAGGCGCAAAGACCTCCCAAATGCCCCGGTGCACATAGATCCGCTGGGCCTTGGAGCAGCTCTGCCCCGCCCCGGCGACGGCGGCGGGGGCGAGCTGGCGGGCGACGGCGGCGGCGTCCACGCCCTCGTCCACCACCACCGCGCCGTTGCCGCCAAGTTCGAGCAGCAGCCGCTTGCCGGCCAGCACCTGCTCGAGGTGCCGGCCCACGCGCTCGGAGCCCGTGAAGCTCACGGCGGCGATGCGGGGGTCCTTAGCTAGGGCCTCCGCGGCGACGGGATCGGGCCCGGTCAGCTGCAGGAGGTGCACGGGGGCGGCCACCTGGATCCGCGCGGCTTCAAAGGCCTCCCAGAGCAGCCTCGAGGTCCGGGGCGCCTGGGGGCAGGGCTTCCAGATGGCGCTGCAGCCCACCGCCAGAGCCGGGCCGAGCTTGTGCACGGCCAGGTTCACGGGGAAGTTGAAGGGCGTGATCGCCAGCACCGGGCCGACGGGGAAGCGCCGCAGGACCGCGCGGCAACCTTCCGCACCCGCCATCAGATCGTAGGGAACGGCCTGCTCGCCGAAGGTGGCCACCACTTCCACCGTGGCCTGCAGCGTGGCCTCGGCCCTCGCCACTTCCCCGCGGGCCAGGCTGATGGGCTTGCCGGTCTCCTCGGTGATGAAGCGCGCCAAGTCCTCCCGGACCCGGCCCACCTGGTCCAGCCAGGCCTCCAGCAGGCGCCGTCGCTCCAGCCGGGAGGTGTCCTTCCAGGCTCCGAAGGCCCGCTCGGCGGCTCCGACCATGCCCTCCAACGCCATCGCCGCCATGGTCCACCCTTTCCCTGGAGGCTTCAGAATCGCCCCGGACGCCCCTCCAGGTTACTCATTAAGTCCTTGAAGGGCGTCACATCCACAACTCGTGCAGAATTATCAACCTGCAGGTCCATTTGACGATACGGAAGGGAGGCCGCCTCCCCAGAAGGACATCCCCATGAGTCTGACGCTGCACCAGGATCTCCAGGCTTCTCGGTTGAGGCTGGAGGGCCAATTCACCTTTGAAGCCCACACCCAGTTCCGCAGCGCCACCCAGGAGGTGCTGGACGCGACTGCGGCGGGGCCCATCACCCTCGATCTCTCGGGCCTCAGCTACCTGGATTCCTCCGCCCTGGGCATGCTGCTGCTGCTGCGCGAGAAGGCCGAGAGCAAGGGCCTCCGGGTGGTCCTGGGTAAACCCTCCCCGGTGGTGATGGAGATCCTCAAGATCGTGCAGTTCGGGAAGCTCTTCGAGATCCAGGAAGGGTGAGGGCCGCCATGGGGATGGGCCTCCCGCTCCTCGGGCCGCGGCGCCAGGCCAGGGGCCCCGGATCCATGGGCCTGTCGTGAGTCCCCGCCACTTCGGCATCCAGCGCAAGATCTTCGTGGCCTTCGGCCTGTTCTTCTCAATGGTCGTGGCGGGCGGGGGCTGGGCTGTCGCCCGCTACTTCACCGCCGTATCCCGGGCCCGGATCGAACAGCACCAGCTCAATGAAGTGACCTTGCTGGCGCAGGCCGTGGACGAGACCATCGCCTTCTACCAGCAGTGCCTGGAAGCCGCGGCCCGGGAGATCCCCCCCAGGGCCCTTCGCGACCGCCGTTCAGCGACGAGCTGGCTCCAGGCGCGCACGAGCCTTCGCACCACCTTCCCGAACGGGGTGTTCCTGGTCGGGCCCGATGGCCGGCTCCTGACCGAGGCGGCCGGCACCCCCCAGGGCGCCTTGGCGCCGGCCCCTCTCCGGCCCTTTCTCGATGCGGTGCTGGCGAATCGCCAGGCCCGGGTGTCCCCGGCCTATGCTCCAGCCTTTGCTCCAGCATCGGCCGGGGGGCCTGCCGTCCTGATGGCGGTTCCCCTGCTGGGAAAAGACGGGCGAGTCCTGGCCGTCCTCGCGGGGGGGATCGATCTTCTCCACGATGATTTTCTGGGGGGGATCGCCCACAAACAGCTGCCGGACTCCGGCTCCCTCCAGTTGTTCGACTCCACGCGCCGGGTGCTGATCCATCCGGATTCGGCCCGGCTCATGAAGTCCTTCGCCCCTCCGGAGCCATCTCAGCTCTTCGACCGGGCGCTCCAGGGGTTTGAAGGCAGCGGGGAGAGGGTCAATGCCGCGGGCGTGCCGACCATCTCCTCAGTGAAGCGGCTCCGGGCCATGGATGGGGTCCTCGTGGCCAGCCTTCCGGTCGCCGAGGCCCTCCGCCCGGTCGAGCGGCTCAGGTCCTATCTCAAGCTTTCCGTGGCCCTCGTGGTGGCCATGAGCCTCTTCCTCACCTGGTTGATCTCCCACCGGTTGGCCGACAACCTCGAGGACATCACACACCAGGTGCGGGCCCTGGGGGATCTTCCGGCGGGGAACCGGATCATCCGGATCCGGGGGAACGACGAGGTGAGCGTCCTGGCCGGGTCCTTCAACGCCATGATCGGGCGCCTGGAGGCCAAGGAGCGTTCGCTGACCCGGGCCAGGGCCGAAACCGACGAAGAGCTCGCCATCACCAAGCACCTTCTCTGGCGCCTGGTCGAGCCGGGTCTGCGGGCCCTGCCGCCCGGATTCCACATGGAGACGCTCCAGACCCGGCGCATCAACGGCGATGCCTGCACCTACCGCCAAGGTCTGCCCGGGGTCCACTTCGGGTTCCTATGCGACGCGACCGGCCACGGCCTGGCGGCGGGCGTGTCCACCCTCCCGGCGGTCCAGGCCTTCCTCAGCATGGCGAACCGGAACATCCCGCTGGATACGGTCTATCGCCAGATCAATGCCGGGCTGCGCGAGATGCTGCCCACCGGCCGGTTCGTCTGCCTGCTCCTGATGCGGCTGGATGTCCACAAGGGCACCCTCTCGGTTCTGAACGCGGGCCTGCCGGATGCCCTTCTGCTGCCCCGCCGCGGCCCATCACGGCGGATCGCCTCGCACAACCTGCCCGCCGGAGTGGTCGACCAGCTGGACCCCCCCGTCGTGGAGCAGATCGCCGTATCGGAAGGCGACCGCCTGTTCGCCTTCACCGATGGCCTTCAGGACATGCTCGGCGACCGCCTTCCATCCATCCTGGCGTCCTCGGAGGAGCTGCCCTTCCCTGGCTGCCGGAAGGTGATCCAAGAGGCACTCGCGGCGGATGGCCTGGATCGCGAACAGCAGGACGACGCCAGCTGGGCGCTCTGGGAGGTACCCGCCCCGGCATCCGCCCAGCTCTCGAGTGCCGCCCGGCCCGCCGGCGATTCCGCGGAGCCCCTCCGCACGACCTTCGCCCTGGACTTCACCCTGAATCCCAGGGAGCAGACGATCCGCGAGTTCCTGCCCGACTGCCTCCGCCTGCTCGGCAACCAGGGCCTTCCGTCCGGGCCCTCCCAGCGCCTGGCTCTGGCCCTGACCGAGGCCCTCGCCAACGCGGTGGACCACGGCCTGCTTCGCCTGGATCCCCGGCTGAAGGAAGAGGGAATCGAAGCCTACGAAGCCGCCCGGAAGGTCGGCCTGAAAGCCCTGACGAATGGAGCGGTCTCGCTCCGGATCAGCCTCCGGGCGGGGCCCCTCGCCGAGATTCGCGAGATCGCCGTCGAGGTCGAGGATTCGGGGCCCGGGTTCGATTGGCGGGCTTGGCAGGATCAGGCCGACCGGGCCGGCCAGGCCGAGCCGTCGGCCATTGGCCGGGGGCTCCTCACCCTCCGCGCCCTCTCCCCGGACCTGAGGTTCAACGAGGCGGGCAATGCCCTCCATTTCACCTTGCCTTGCGGATAAGACACCTCTCGTTCACCTCGTCTGCGCCGACTTGCCGCCACGGCCCTTGCCGCACCAGCGTAGGATGGGAGAAGGAGTACCCCCATGACCAAGCCCCTCGTCCCCGCCGATCTGCTGAAGAACATCCAGGCCGCGGACAAGCCGGCCTCCGGCGCTACGGCTGGAAGACCGAAGGCCGCCGCGCACCCCAAGCCGGTCACCAAGGCATCCACCAAGCCCCAGGGCAAGAGCGGCGTCACCCACACCCGCATGAGCAACCGCGGGAAGTAGGGCCGCGACCGAACCCTGCCGAACCGATTCAGAACTGCAGGGCCGTCACCGCCAGCGTGGCCCCGAAGGAGAGGGCCAGCATGACCGCCAGCCGGAGGCCGAAGGCCCGTCCGCCGGAAATCCAGGCGAACCCGGCCTTGGCGAGGGTGTTGGCGCCGATGGCCAGCACGATGGCCAGCACGGCCGTGGCCGCCGGGAGCCCCACGGACCGCACCTGGCTGCTCACGGCCAGCGTGATCGCGACCACATCGGCCAGCCCCGAAAGACCGGCCGCCATCATGAGGCCGCGATCTCCGAACCCGGCCCGGGCCGCGGCGGAAACGAGCAGCACGGCCGCCAGCGCCAAGCCCCAGGCCAGGGCCCGCTTCAGATGGAAGGGGTTGCGCACCGGCACCTCCTCCGTGTCGATCGTGGGGGCCGCCCCGGACCGGAGGATCCACCAGGTCGCGGCGAGCAGCGTCACCACCATGGCGGCCAGCGGCGCCAGCAGGGGCCTCAGGAGATCGATGCCTCCCACCACGCCGGCGAGGAGCGCCACCCTCACCCCCATGACCGCACACGCCAGCATCACCGCCACCTGCCCGGGGCCGCGGAGGGAGGGATCGGCCTTGACCCGCCGCGACATGGTCACGGCCACGATGGTCGAACTCACCATGCCGCCCACGAGCCCCGTCATCACCGCGCCCCGGCTCGATCCCAGGGTGCGGTTCAAGGCATAGCCCATGAAATCCACGGCCGCCACGAGGGCCACCATCCAGCCCACCTTCTGGGGCGAGAGCACCCCCCAGGGGTCCAGGGTCTTCGACGGGAGCAGGGGCAGCAGGATGGCGAAGACGATGAGCAGCTGCATGGCGGCGGTCAGGTCCTCCCGGTGCAGGCGGGGGATCCAGGCCCGGAACCACGGCTTGGACAGCAGCAGCAGGGTGACGATCACCGTGACGGCCACGGCGAGGAGGGCGTCCCGCGTGAGGAGCATGCCCAGCAGCGGGGCGGCCAGGGCCGCGATCTCCGTGGTGAGGCCCCGCTCCGCCGAGCTGGTCTGGAAGTAGAAGAGTCCGATGAGCAGGGCCGCGAAGGCCTGCACGGCGATGGGCAGGGCCAGACCCGTCCCGCCCACCTTCACGGACACCCAGCCCAGGAGGGTGAGCAGGGCGAAGGTCCGGGCGCCCAGGCTTCCCCGCAGGCCCTCGGCCTGATCGGATTCCCGGCGATGGTGGGGCTCCTCGCGGCTCTCCTGGCTCCGCTCGAAGCCGCTGCGCTCGCGCTCCAGGCCCATCATCAGACCCAAAGCCACGGCCATGCCTGCTTCTTTCAGGGTGGAGAGGTCGAGGGTCAACATGGAGCGCTCCGGGAATCGTCTAATCGGCCAGGTTCCATATCTGGATGTGGCTGGTGCGTTTCAGCACCTCGGCCACGAGTTCCGGCGCAGGAGATCCGTAGGTCCGGACCTGGAACCGCTCGCCGCCCGGCAGGTGCACCAGGTGGACCGAGGCCCCGCCGGGAAAGTCGGGATGATTCGCCAGCGGCCGGGCGAGGGCGTCCAGATCGAGCGCCTCGAACCAGCCCGGAGGCAGCGGTGCCGTGCGGGCCCCGGGAATCAGGGCACCGACCTCCCGCGGCTGCAGGAGGATCAGATGGCTGATTCCGTCCTGCCTGCCCAGCCAGCTGAGAAAGGGGGGGAGGTCCCCGAACCCGATGCCGCCCTTGCGCCATTCGGGCCAGGCCCGCAAGGAACCCACGCCCGCCGCGTCCGCCGCCGCCATGGCCAGGGCGGCCAAGTCCGGCACGACCGGGGGGATCCAGGGTTCCACGCTCAGCATGCCGTCGAGCATGGCAGATCGGGTAGGCTGGGGCCCATGGGTACGATGCACCAGCCTGGAATGACCGGATCGGCCCAAGCCCCAGGAGGGCGGCCATGACCGGAGCCCGGCCCGTCATCGCCACCGGGCAGCAGATCGGCGCCGGCTGGAGCCCCGCCCTGTCCGTGGCCAAAGCCCTGGCCGCGCTGGCCGAGGCGCGGCGCAGCGGCGCCGAGGCCGTCTACTGGCTGGCGGACGAGGACCACGACCGTGCCGAGGTGGCGGGCGTCGTCGGTTTTGAGGGTGACCGCCTGAAGCGCCACCGCTTCCGCTTCGAATCGCGGATCGGCACCGCCACGGGCTGGCTGCCCTGGAACCCCACCCACCAGGCCGAGGCCGAGCGGCTCTGGGGTCCCCTGCCCGAACCCCAGGAGCCCACGCTGAGGGGCCATGTCCTGGCCCTGGGCCGGCCGCTGTGGGATCGGGGGATCCGCCCCTTCTCACCGACGGAGCCCCGGATCCGGGCCTCCATCCAGTCCGAGCTGGAACGCTGGCGGACCCTCGGCCTCGAGGCGCTGCTCATGCGACAGGCGGAGGCCCTGGAGGCCCAGGGCGCGCCGCTCCCCCTGGATCCGCGGGTGCAGGCCGCCTGGTTCTCCCTGGATCCCCAGTCGGGCCGGCGGCAGCGATTGGAGCGGGGCCAGCCTCTCCCGGTCGGTCACTGGCTCAGTCCCGGCGCCGCGGTGCGCCCCCTCATGCAGTCGCTGCTGCTGCCCGTCACCGCCGTGGTCCTCGGGCCTTCCGAGCGGGCCTACTGGCGTCTCTGCGAGCCGCTCTGGGAACGCGTGGGCCTCGCGGCACCGAAGATCCTTCCGCGGCCCACGGTCTTCGTCATCCCCCGGGGGTTCAAGGTCTCCTCCGCCCAGCTCGACGCGCTCAAGTTGGGTGCCTGGGATCGCCTCGCAGCCTGGCCCGGCGAGCTTCCCACAGCCAAGTTCCCGGCCGCGGAATCAGATCCATCCTGGCCCCAGGCCATCCAGGCGCGCTTCCAGAAGGAGCTCGCCCGGAGCCGCGACCGTCTGGCCAAGCTGGACCGCCGCCTGCACCGCGAGGCCGCCGACCACCAGCTGGGTGGCGATCCCGAGCGGCTGCGCCAGCTCCTCTTCCCCTTCAGCGCCCCCCAGGAACGCGTGATGCCGGGGGTTCCGTGGCTGCGGAACGAGAGGCTGCTCGATGCCATCCTGGAGCGCATGGATGGCGCATCTCCCGTGATCCTGGTGGAGGAACCATGAGCCCAGATCCTGAGGTCCTCGGCCTCGACATTCTCGCCATCGGCGCGCATCCCGACGATGTGGAAGTCCATGTGGGCGGCCTCCTGGCGCTGGCTTCGGACCGCGGCTTGAAGGCCGGCATCCTCGACCTCACCAGCGGCGACCTCGGCACCCGCGGCACCGCGGAAACCCGCCGCGCTGAAGCCCAGGAAGCCGCACGCATCCTCGGCGTGCCCCGCATCGTGCTGGACTTCCCCGATGGGCGCTTCACGGAGGAGGAATCCTATCGCCTGCGCCTGATGGCCGAGATCCGCCGGCTGCGGCCCCGAGTGCTGATCCTCCCCGCCCCGGAGGATCGCCATCCCGACCACCGCAGGGCCCACCAGCTGGGCCGGGAAGCCGCCTATTACGCGGGGCTGAAGAACTATCCCTGCAGCGGAACCCCCTGGCGCCCCGAGGCGATCGCCTGGGTGGGCGGTGAGAACCCCGGTCCGCCGGACCTGCTGGTGGATGTAACCGCCGTGTGGGAACGGCGCATGGCCGCCTTCGACGCCTTCGGCAGCCAGTTCACCCAGGACGCCTCGCAGCCCGTCACCCGCATCGCCCACCCCGCCTTCCGCCGCGGCGTCCTGGGCCGCGCCATGCACTGGGGCTCCTTCCTCATGTGCGACTGGGCCGAGGCCCTCTGGTGCGAGCGGCCTGTGGCCCCTGCCCTGCTCCGCCTGCTGGCGACGCTGGAGGGACGCTGATTTGAAACGCTTCGAATCCGACCTGCTCGCGCAGATCCAGCGCCGCGGCGATGGCGTGAGCGGCCGGGTGCTGGTGGCCTGCTCGGGCGGCGGCGATTCGGTGGCGCTGCTGGTGCTGCTCTGGACGCTGCGGAAGAGCCTCGGCCTCGACCTGACCGTGGCTCATGCGGACCACGGGCTGAGACCGGAATCTGAAGAGGACGCGCACTTCGTGCGGCAACTCTGCCGGGCCTTGGATCTCGATCTCGTCGAGGCGACCCTCGGCGTGAGGGCCCACGCCGCGTCGCGGGGCCTCGGCCTCGAGATGGCCGCCCGGGAGCTGCGCTGGGACTGGCTGCGGCAGGAGGCCGGGCGCACCGCCACGGAGGCGGTCGCCACGGGGCACACGCTGGACGATCATACGGAAACCGTCTTCCTGCGCCTGGCCCGGGGGGGCGGCCTGGGCTGCCTGCACCCTCTCGCGCCGCGCCAGGGCCCGCGCTGGTCGCCCCTGGCGGAGACGCGCCGCGCCGACCTCCGGGCCTACCTCACCTCCCGGAACATCCCCTGGCGGGAGGATGCCACCAACGCCGAACCCTTCACCGCGCGGAACCGCTGGCGGCCGCTGCTCGAGGCGATCCGCAGCGAGGCGAAGGAACTGGACCGCCACCTGTTCGAGACGCACCTGCAGGCCGAGGAGGCCGAGCAGCTGGCCCGGACCCTGATCGGCACCTGGGAGGGCTCGCGCTGGTTCATCCGGGACGAGGGCATCGCCTTCAAGCGGGAAGCCTGGAGCGAGCGGGACCTGCGCTGGACCCTCGAAACGGCCTTCCGCCGGCTGGGTTGGCCCCGCGAGGCGACCCTGCTCAGGGGCCTCGCTCCCTGGCTGGCCAAACGCCTCTTCCGGGGCCGCAAACCCTCGTCCTGGGGGAATTTCCACCTAAACCTTGAACCAGATGGCGGGTATCTGCATCTAAGACAAGGACCCGCGCCTTCCCGGACCTAGTAAACTGGAGGGCAACCTGGGCTCAGGCCCCAAGGAGTGACCCTTTGAATTCCATGATGAAAAGCGTTCTGGTCTGGCTGGGCATCGTCGCCCTCCTGGTTCTGGCCTTCCGCCAGATCCCCCAGAACAGTCGCCAGATCGAGATTCCCTTCTCGACCTTCTACACCGAGGGTGTGGGAGGCAAATACAAATCCGTGACGCTGTCCGGGTTTGATGTCGAAGGCACCTACAAGCAGCCCGAGAAGAACGCCAAGACCGGCGAGGCCATCGAGCGGTTCCGCACCGTGGCCCCGCCCATGCAGGACCTGGGCAAGGTCATCCTCAGCTGGAAGACCGAAGGGCAGCTCGAGGAGTTCAAGGCCGCCAAGCCCAGCGAGAACAACTTCGCCTATGTGCTGATGTTCTGGGCCCCCCTGCTGGTCTTCGTGGTGCTCTGGTTCGTCTTCATGCGCCAGGCCCAGATGGGCGGCAACAAGGCCCTGAGCTTCGGCAAGGCCCGCGCCAAGGGGCTTTCCACCAGCGCCAAGCGCATCACCTTCGCGGATGTCGCCGGCTGCGACGAAGCCAAGGAGGAACTGAAGGAGATCGTCGACTTCCTGAAGGATCCGGCCAAGTTCGTGAAGCTGGGCGGCAAGATCCCCAAGGGCGTCCTGCTCATGGGCCCTCCGGGGACGGGCAAGACCCTGCTGGCGCGTGCCATCGCGGGCGAAGCCAAGGTCCAGTTCTTCTCCATCTCGGGTTCCGACTTCGTGGAGATGTTCGTGGGCGTGGGCGCCAGCCGCGTGCGCGACCTCTTCGAGCAGGCCAAGAAGAGCGCCCCCTGCATCGTGTTCATCGATGAGATCGACGCCGTGGGCCGCCATCGCGGCGCCGGCCTCGGCGGCGGCCACGACGAGCGGGAACAGACCCTGAATCAGCTGCTGGTCGAAATGGACGGCTTCGAGGGCAATGAGGGCGTCATCCTCATCGCCGCCACCAACCGCCCCGATGTGCTGGACCCCGCCCTGCTCCGCCCCGGCCGTTTCGACCGGCGCGTGGTGGTGGACCGCCCCGATGTGAAGGGCCGCTTCGAGATCCTGAAGGTGCACACCACCGACAAGATCCCCCTCAGCCCCGATGTGGATCTGGAAGTCATCGCCCGCGGCACCCCCGGCTTCGCCGGCGCCGACTTGGCGAACCTCTGCAACGAGGCCGCCCTCACCGCCGCCCGCGGCAGCAAGAAGTGGGTCGAGATGGCCGACTTCGAGAATGCCAAGGACAAGGTCTACATGGGCAGCGAGCGCCGCAGCCTCGTGATGACCGAAGCGG harbors:
- the ftsH gene encoding ATP-dependent zinc metalloprotease FtsH, translating into MNSMMKSVLVWLGIVALLVLAFRQIPQNSRQIEIPFSTFYTEGVGGKYKSVTLSGFDVEGTYKQPEKNAKTGEAIERFRTVAPPMQDLGKVILSWKTEGQLEEFKAAKPSENNFAYVLMFWAPLLVFVVLWFVFMRQAQMGGNKALSFGKARAKGLSTSAKRITFADVAGCDEAKEELKEIVDFLKDPAKFVKLGGKIPKGVLLMGPPGTGKTLLARAIAGEAKVQFFSISGSDFVEMFVGVGASRVRDLFEQAKKSAPCIVFIDEIDAVGRHRGAGLGGGHDEREQTLNQLLVEMDGFEGNEGVILIAATNRPDVLDPALLRPGRFDRRVVVDRPDVKGRFEILKVHTTDKIPLSPDVDLEVIARGTPGFAGADLANLCNEAALTAARGSKKWVEMADFENAKDKVYMGSERRSLVMTEADKRITAYHEAGHTVVAAVVPDSDPIHKVTIIPRGRALGVTWQLPITDRYNTTRDYMESRIAIAMGGRIAEEIFFNQLSTGAANDIQQATEMARSMVTEYGMSDKLGPLNFGGGGNHEVFLGRDFAQHREISEDTARLIDVEVQEFVLRNYARAKSAIETHRDQLVAIAEALLVRETLDGNDIEILMKGGTLPPPKAGSTPTAPATVEGPSTDPGLNPALKPA